One genomic window of Gossypium hirsutum isolate 1008001.06 chromosome D11, Gossypium_hirsutum_v2.1, whole genome shotgun sequence includes the following:
- the LOC107913218 gene encoding probable WRKY transcription factor 15, producing MAVELMMSCRNGDSFAAKMEENAVKEAASGLESVEKLIRLLSQTQQQQQSNSNNQEKYQASSISTTSNSLDLEMDCKAEADAAVSRFKRVISLLDRTRTGHARFRRAPVQPNQEQETKVYYATPIQQIPPPVTTAYPLPPPPPPPPPHHHHDFMTVKTGGLERIDSSKTINFSYSSAGNSFMSSLTGDTDSKQPCSSSSAFQITNFSQVSSAGKPPLSSSSSFKRKCSSDNLGSGKCTSGSSGRCHCSKKRKLRSKRVVRVPAISLKMADIPPDDYSWRKYGQKPIKGSPHPRGYYKCSSVRGCPARKHVERALDDPSMLVVTYEGEHNHSLSVAETTNLILESS from the exons ATGGCCGTTGAACTCATGATGAGTTGCAGGAACGGTGACAGCTTCGCAGCCAAAATGGAAGAAAACGCCGTCAAAGAAGCCGCGTCCGGGCTCGAAAGTGTTGAGAAACTCATCAGATTACTTTCTCAAACTCAACAGCAGCAGCAAAGTAACAGTAATAATCAAGAGAAATACCAGGCTTCCTCTATCTCAACAACATCTAATTCCCTGGATTTGGAAATGGACTGCAAAGCTGAGGCTGATGCCGCCGTTTCAAGGTTCAAGAGAGTTATCTCTCTTCTGGATCGAACCAGGACCGGACATGCTCGTTTCAGACGAGCCCCTGTTCAACCCAATCAAGAGCAAGAAACCAAGGTTTATTACGCAACACCGATCCAGCAGATTCCGCCACCAGTGACTACTGCTTAtcctcttcctcctcctcctcctcctcctcctcctcatcaTCATCATGATTTTATGACGGTGAAAACAGGGGGTTTAGAGAGGATTGATTCGTCGAAAACCATTAATTTTTCGTATTCTTCTGCTGGGAATTCGTTTATGTCATCCTTAACGGGAGATACTGATAGTAAGCAGCCGTGTTCATCGTCATCTGCGTttcaaattactaatttttctCAGGTTTCCTCGGCTGGGAAGCCTCctttgtcttcttcttcttctttcaagAGGAAGTGTAGCTCCGACAACTTGGGTTCTGGCAAGTGCACTAGTGGGTCTTCCGGTCGCTGCCATTGCTCTAAGAAAAG AAAACTGAGATCGAAAAGGGTGGTGAGGGTTCCGGCAATAAGCCTGAAGATGGCCGATATTCCACCAGATGATTACTCATGGAGGAAGTACGGTCAAAAACCGATCAAGGGATCCCCACACCCAAG GGGTTACTATAAGTGCAGCAGTGTAAGAGGATGTCCAGCTCGCAAACATGTTGAAAGAGCCTTAGATGATCCATCGATGCTAGTAGTTACCTATGAAGGCGAGCACAACCATTCCCTATCTGTTGCTGAGACCACTAATCTCATCCTGGAATCTTCGTAA